In the genome of Flavobacterium panacagri, one region contains:
- the glmM gene encoding phosphoglucosamine mutase: MTLIKSISGIRGTIGGKVGDNLTPVDAVKFASAYGTFLKNNIAKDKLTVVIGRDARISGPMIHNLVVNTLIGLGINVIDLGLSTTPTVEVAVPLEKADGGIILTASHNPKQWNALKLLNAKGEFLSGADGAKILEIAEAEAFDFSDVDSLGEIILNDAYMDIHIDEVLNLPLVDIEVVKEAKFKVVVDGVNSSGGIIIPKLLKQMGVEVVELYCEPNGHFPHNPEPLKEHLTDISELVVKEKADFGIVVDPDVDRLAFISEDGEMFGEEYTLVAVADYVLSKTPGNTVSNMSSSRALRDVTKAHNGNYEASAVGEVNVVELMKKNNAVIGGEGNGGIIYPELHYGRDSLVGVALFLTHLANKKMSVAALRASYPEYYMSKNKIELTPQIDVDAILTQMTEKYKNEDISTIDGVKIDFATEWVHLRKSNTEPIIRIYTEAPSQEAADKLALRIIDEIKVIAGI; this comes from the coding sequence ATGACTCTAATAAAATCTATTTCTGGAATCCGTGGGACGATCGGAGGAAAAGTAGGAGATAATTTGACTCCTGTTGATGCAGTGAAGTTTGCGTCGGCATACGGAACTTTCTTAAAAAATAACATTGCTAAAGATAAATTAACCGTGGTAATTGGTCGTGATGCCAGAATTTCTGGGCCAATGATCCACAATTTAGTTGTAAATACTTTAATTGGTTTAGGAATCAATGTGATTGATCTTGGACTTTCTACAACACCAACGGTTGAAGTAGCTGTTCCATTAGAAAAAGCAGACGGAGGAATTATCTTAACAGCTTCTCACAATCCAAAACAATGGAATGCCTTAAAATTATTAAATGCTAAAGGAGAATTCTTAAGCGGCGCTGATGGTGCTAAAATTTTAGAAATTGCTGAAGCAGAAGCTTTCGATTTTTCTGACGTTGATAGTTTAGGCGAAATCATTTTGAATGATGCTTATATGGATATTCATATCGACGAGGTTTTAAATTTGCCTTTGGTTGATATAGAAGTTGTTAAAGAAGCTAAATTTAAAGTGGTTGTTGACGGTGTAAATTCTTCGGGAGGAATTATTATTCCAAAACTTCTGAAACAAATGGGAGTGGAAGTAGTAGAATTATACTGCGAACCAAACGGACATTTCCCTCATAATCCAGAACCTTTAAAAGAGCATTTAACGGATATTTCAGAATTAGTTGTAAAAGAAAAAGCGGATTTCGGAATCGTGGTAGATCCAGACGTAGATCGTTTGGCGTTCATCAGCGAAGACGGAGAAATGTTTGGTGAAGAATATACACTAGTTGCTGTAGCAGATTATGTTTTAAGTAAAACTCCTGGAAATACAGTTTCTAATATGTCTTCTTCTCGTGCATTAAGAGACGTTACAAAAGCCCACAACGGAAACTACGAAGCAAGTGCAGTAGGAGAGGTAAATGTGGTAGAATTAATGAAGAAAAACAATGCTGTAATTGGTGGTGAAGGAAACGGTGGAATTATCTATCCTGAATTACATTACGGACGCGATAGTTTGGTTGGAGTTGCTTTATTCTTAACACATTTAGCAAACAAAAAAATGTCGGTTGCAGCTTTGAGAGCTTCTTATCCGGAATATTATATGAGTAAAAATAAAATTGAATTGACACCGCAGATTGATGTCGATGCGATTTTAACTCAAATGACAGAGAAATATAAAAACGAAGATATCTCGACAATTGACGGTGTAAAAATTGATTTTGCTACAGAATGGGTTCATTTAAGAAAATCAAACACAGAACCAATTATTCGTATTTATACCGAAGCACCTTCGCAGGAAGCTGCAGATAAATTGGCACTTCGTATTATTGACGAAATTAAAGTTATTGCTGGAATCTAA
- a CDS encoding RidA family protein, with protein sequence MEKRVINPWKWQYARNYAQAVEVTNVQGTLYVSGQTAIDDNGISSNADMRSQLLQTLDNLEKVISDANYQLKNIVRLNIYTTDSASLFENFDVFQNWIHENEIKQSSTVLEVKSLFETLKVELEATVVK encoded by the coding sequence ATGGAAAAACGAGTAATAAATCCTTGGAAATGGCAGTATGCTAGAAATTATGCCCAGGCAGTAGAAGTTACAAATGTTCAAGGTACGCTATATGTTTCTGGACAAACGGCAATAGACGACAATGGAATTTCTAGTAATGCCGATATGAGAAGTCAGCTTCTACAAACATTAGATAATCTAGAAAAAGTGATTTCTGATGCGAATTATCAATTAAAGAATATCGTCCGATTAAATATTTACACCACAGACAGTGCTTCGTTATTTGAAAATTTTGATGTTTTTCAGAATTGGATCCATGAAAATGAGATTAAACAATCCAGTACTGTTTTGGAAGTAAAAAGCCTTTTTGAGACTTTGAAAGTGGAATTGGAAGCAACTGTTGTAAAGTAA
- a CDS encoding SIMPL domain-containing protein, protein MKKLVLFLTIMFMTMSYGQEIKQIPLINVNGEGKVKVAPDQVCISATVETKGNNAKDVKKQNDEKMDAVLKFIKKMNVPTADFKTKQVSLNPQYDYEKKKTSYNATQTVEIVVKDLSKYDELMEGLVQQGINRIDRVSFESSKLAQYQSEARKLAMKDAKVKAEEYVSVLGQKVGKAFTISDNSQVYHPQPMYAAMRMKEADSMGASNETLAIGEIEITANVSVSFVLD, encoded by the coding sequence ATGAAAAAACTAGTATTATTTTTAACAATCATGTTTATGACTATGTCTTACGGCCAGGAAATCAAACAAATACCTCTAATCAATGTAAATGGGGAAGGAAAAGTAAAAGTAGCACCTGATCAGGTTTGTATTTCAGCTACGGTTGAAACAAAAGGGAATAATGCTAAAGACGTTAAAAAACAGAATGACGAAAAGATGGACGCTGTTTTAAAATTCATCAAAAAAATGAATGTTCCAACAGCAGATTTCAAAACAAAACAAGTTTCTCTAAATCCGCAATACGATTATGAGAAAAAGAAAACTTCTTACAACGCTACACAAACGGTAGAAATTGTAGTAAAAGATTTGTCTAAATATGATGAATTAATGGAAGGTTTGGTACAGCAAGGAATTAATCGTATTGATAGAGTTTCTTTTGAATCTTCTAAATTAGCACAATATCAATCGGAAGCTAGAAAATTAGCGATGAAAGATGCTAAAGTAAAGGCAGAAGAATACGTATCTGTTTTAGGACAGAAAGTAGGTAAAGCGTTTACAATTTCAGACAATTCACAAGTTTATCATCCACAGCCAATGTATGCTGCGATGAGAATGAAAGAAGCAGATTCAATGGGAGCTTCAAATGAAACTTTAGCTATTGGAGAAATCGAAATTACAGCAAATGTCAGCGTAAGTTTTGTTTTAGACTAA
- a CDS encoding YheT family hydrolase, with product MPIIEQSEYNFPSIIHRNRHISTIYAALIKKFDAPDYTRHKLELNDGDFINIDFVLNNSKKAVILCHGLEGDSRRTYNNSCASYFLDQGFSVFAWNNRTCGGEMNRLPRLYHHGAVDDLNEVVQFTLQKGFEEIYLIGYSMGGVQLLNYLGWTKIDARIKAAVSISVPTHIATSAAVLKQGFNKVYLKNFTIDIKKKLKYKAVQFPDFINRDQIDKISSFDEVDQYFTAPLHGFASREDYYHKVSPEFSLKNITTPVLIINSLDDPFLGERCYPRAIAQDSEYVFLETPKYGGHCAFPLRNSTYSYAEKRAYEFFKSYQFPETFKA from the coding sequence ATGCCGATAATTGAACAATCAGAATATAATTTTCCTTCGATTATTCATCGCAATAGGCATATTTCCACCATTTATGCCGCTTTGATTAAAAAGTTCGATGCTCCGGATTATACAAGACACAAACTGGAGTTAAATGACGGAGATTTTATCAATATTGACTTTGTTCTAAACAATTCGAAGAAGGCCGTTATTTTATGTCATGGCTTAGAAGGAGATTCTCGTAGAACCTATAATAATAGCTGTGCATCTTATTTTCTGGATCAAGGTTTTTCTGTTTTTGCTTGGAATAATAGAACCTGTGGCGGCGAGATGAACCGACTTCCAAGACTTTATCATCATGGTGCGGTGGATGATCTTAATGAAGTAGTACAGTTTACTTTGCAAAAAGGATTCGAAGAAATTTATTTGATTGGTTATTCAATGGGCGGTGTACAGCTTTTGAATTATTTGGGCTGGACAAAAATTGATGCGCGTATAAAAGCAGCGGTTTCGATTTCGGTGCCCACTCATATTGCTACAAGCGCTGCGGTTTTGAAACAAGGTTTTAATAAAGTCTATTTAAAGAATTTTACCATCGATATTAAGAAAAAGCTGAAATACAAAGCCGTTCAGTTTCCTGATTTTATAAATCGTGACCAGATTGATAAAATTTCTTCTTTTGATGAAGTCGATCAATATTTTACAGCACCGCTTCATGGTTTTGCAAGCAGAGAAGACTATTATCACAAAGTTTCTCCAGAATTTTCGCTTAAAAATATTACGACTCCCGTTTTAATTATAAATTCGCTTGATGATCCTTTTTTAGGGGAGAGATGCTATCCAAGAGCGATTGCGCAAGATAGTGAATATGTATTTCTTGAAACTCCAAAATATGGCGGACATTGCGCTTTTCCGTTACGTAATTCAACTTATTCTTATGCAGAAAAAAGAGCCTATGAGTTTTTTAAATCGTATCAATTTCCTGAAACTTTTAAGGCTTAA
- a CDS encoding AraC family transcriptional regulator, protein MTRILLFLYFFTIYSFGQQIKFENFTTNQGLSNNSVVDIESSKDGGLWIATWDGLNYFDGYNFKIFKNNSTDPKTISSNYITKLEKDSEGQIWLITKEGHVNRYIGNNEFQEFKFKSLPTDIYLSQKGNIVVETGKKYYELKNKSFVEIARNTIKNSDYPNLKSILLKKYPNLIINDILKDKAGNIWFATRENGLYIITNELDENNIQHFTSDLYSPYSFKNNEIETIHEDNFGNIWLGQKDGGLSMAYSGSEKINSVMPHPVKEPNLPNETIRAVTKDSKGKIWLGYYTRGLYYYNESSNSFQKFNSNKAASSPDWERIRTLFTSSDGSVWAGTYEGILRISDHNITSFEKNSIAGMSIGRCYSIFEDQNKQLWMGCWGGLAKFNLATGKFEKFKGQELLSKYHIRCVKKSNQNLILATENSGVVIFNLTNGTLQKITTKEGILGNSIYSVFVDNESDNYWIASLGGVTIFNKRKGVVKNITEAEGLPSHMVYGLIDNGDKVWLSTTKGIASIDKKNYSVTSYNPNYGWQATEFSEGAYYQDSKGNLFFGGVGGLNYFNPNTIQGNNAKAKIKLKIDGNENYLSAIEKGFSDNELKIEVIPILFPHNKRANIYYKLEGKDENWILLPADNKIEYAGLSSGDYSFVIKEGIDGIPEPAFFTLHITEAFYESILFYILLSTLILLGCLVVIYIKNKTAVAQQQYMEELVKARTAVIENQKKNLEEINAELDQKNKKIEEQKEKLLILHSNLKNENFEIEKFKTFMLAEFQEPISKIIKTSSSLKKDTETQRALLFESGKLVNLISEWNYLEHVKDLGPVKKTAVNLFPVLKNNVEKLKKDSQLNEVNFNCEIDNTDCFAAVDVLRLKLSMQYFFNDLSKYSDKDSTLKITIAYQNDFIEIKTISDSVILKNNWYNISHYSPYFKALEVLLQDMNGEIISSSEELFQARLRIPIEVVDSKVNLKETISWKNFNHQDQFSPDKKCLLVFGDPYNTPAANQILESDKYNVIFESSVSNLNAIIKQAEIAALVFYQAEFSRELTNFLKQNKEVSVEKMPLIYISENINYEQDEQLLELGIDTHIKLPASLSFISKKINRLINQNSEPVKEYKIQQKIFEILTENNENITPNEKLLKKALEIIKEELQNPAFNVEMMGEQLGISRVKCYRLFKEILNQSPSDILMSLRLQKAELLLKTKKLNISEISFECGYNDPKYFGRSFKKYFGKSPKEYKEYSL, encoded by the coding sequence ATGACTAGGATATTACTATTTCTTTACTTTTTCACAATATATTCATTTGGACAGCAGATAAAATTTGAGAATTTTACCACCAATCAAGGGTTGTCTAATAATTCTGTAGTAGATATAGAAAGCAGTAAAGATGGAGGATTGTGGATTGCAACTTGGGACGGTTTAAATTATTTTGATGGTTATAATTTCAAAATTTTCAAAAACAATAGCACTGATCCTAAAACAATATCAAGTAACTATATTACTAAATTAGAAAAAGATTCAGAAGGACAAATTTGGCTGATTACTAAAGAAGGACATGTTAACCGATATATTGGCAACAATGAGTTTCAGGAATTTAAATTCAAAAGTCTTCCAACAGATATTTATTTATCTCAAAAAGGAAATATTGTTGTAGAAACAGGGAAAAAATATTACGAACTCAAGAATAAATCTTTTGTAGAAATTGCCCGTAATACTATTAAAAATTCAGATTATCCAAACCTGAAAAGTATTCTGCTTAAAAAGTATCCAAACCTTATTATAAATGATATCCTAAAAGACAAAGCTGGAAATATCTGGTTTGCGACGCGTGAAAACGGATTGTATATTATTACTAATGAATTAGACGAAAATAATATACAGCACTTCACATCCGATTTATATTCGCCTTATTCCTTTAAAAATAATGAAATAGAAACCATTCATGAGGATAATTTTGGAAATATCTGGTTAGGACAGAAAGATGGAGGATTGAGTATGGCATACAGTGGTTCTGAAAAGATAAATTCGGTGATGCCACATCCAGTTAAAGAACCCAATCTTCCAAATGAAACCATCAGAGCAGTTACCAAAGACAGCAAAGGAAAAATTTGGTTAGGTTATTATACAAGAGGACTTTATTATTACAATGAATCAAGCAATTCTTTTCAGAAGTTTAATAGTAATAAAGCAGCGTCAAGTCCAGATTGGGAAAGAATACGAACATTATTTACTTCCAGCGATGGATCGGTTTGGGCAGGTACTTATGAGGGAATTCTGCGTATTTCGGATCATAATATCACAAGTTTTGAGAAGAATAGTATTGCAGGAATGTCTATTGGCAGATGTTATTCTATTTTTGAAGATCAAAACAAACAGCTTTGGATGGGATGCTGGGGAGGTTTGGCTAAGTTCAATTTGGCAACAGGAAAGTTTGAAAAGTTTAAAGGACAAGAACTGCTCAGTAAATATCATATTAGGTGTGTCAAAAAAAGCAATCAGAATTTGATATTGGCAACCGAAAATAGCGGTGTAGTTATTTTTAATTTAACAAATGGCACATTACAAAAAATAACGACCAAAGAAGGAATTTTAGGAAACAGTATTTATTCTGTTTTTGTGGATAATGAATCAGATAATTACTGGATTGCTTCTTTGGGTGGCGTAACTATTTTTAATAAAAGAAAAGGTGTTGTCAAAAACATTACAGAAGCTGAAGGTCTGCCAAGTCATATGGTTTACGGACTGATCGATAATGGAGATAAAGTATGGTTGAGCACCACAAAAGGAATTGCTTCTATTGACAAGAAAAATTATTCGGTTACTTCATATAATCCTAATTATGGCTGGCAGGCTACAGAGTTTTCAGAAGGCGCATATTATCAAGATTCAAAAGGGAATTTATTCTTTGGCGGTGTAGGCGGACTCAATTATTTTAATCCCAATACCATTCAAGGTAATAATGCAAAAGCAAAAATTAAATTGAAAATAGATGGAAATGAAAATTATTTGTCCGCGATTGAAAAAGGTTTTAGTGACAACGAATTAAAAATAGAAGTTATTCCCATTTTATTTCCTCATAATAAAAGAGCTAATATTTATTACAAACTGGAGGGAAAAGATGAAAATTGGATTTTATTGCCTGCCGATAATAAAATTGAGTATGCTGGTTTGTCTTCTGGAGATTACAGTTTTGTGATAAAGGAAGGAATAGACGGTATTCCCGAACCTGCTTTTTTTACACTTCATATTACTGAAGCTTTTTATGAATCGATTTTATTTTATATTTTATTATCGACCCTTATATTGCTGGGTTGTCTGGTGGTGATTTATATCAAAAATAAAACTGCGGTGGCACAGCAACAATACATGGAAGAGTTGGTAAAAGCAAGAACAGCTGTTATCGAGAATCAGAAAAAAAATCTGGAAGAAATTAATGCAGAGCTCGATCAAAAAAATAAAAAAATTGAAGAGCAAAAAGAAAAACTTCTAATTCTTCACAGCAATTTAAAAAATGAAAATTTCGAAATTGAAAAGTTCAAAACATTTATGCTGGCTGAATTTCAGGAACCAATTTCAAAAATAATTAAAACTTCCAGCTCCTTAAAAAAAGATACCGAAACACAACGCGCTTTATTATTCGAATCAGGGAAATTGGTTAATCTTATTTCGGAATGGAATTATCTGGAACATGTGAAAGATTTAGGGCCTGTTAAAAAAACGGCAGTGAATTTATTCCCTGTTCTAAAAAATAATGTCGAAAAACTAAAAAAAGATTCGCAGCTTAATGAAGTAAACTTTAATTGCGAAATAGATAATACCGATTGTTTTGCCGCTGTGGACGTTTTACGCTTAAAACTTTCGATGCAGTATTTTTTTAATGATTTAAGCAAGTATTCAGATAAGGATAGTACTTTAAAAATTACCATTGCTTATCAAAATGATTTTATAGAAATAAAAACGATTTCAGATAGTGTTATTCTAAAAAATAACTGGTACAATATATCGCATTATAGCCCATATTTTAAAGCTTTAGAAGTTTTGCTTCAAGATATGAATGGAGAAATTATTTCTTCGTCTGAAGAACTGTTTCAAGCCAGATTACGTATTCCTATCGAAGTTGTCGATTCTAAAGTTAATTTAAAAGAAACAATCTCCTGGAAAAACTTCAATCATCAAGATCAGTTTTCTCCAGATAAAAAATGTCTTTTGGTTTTTGGTGATCCGTACAATACTCCTGCAGCCAATCAGATTTTGGAAAGCGACAAGTATAATGTGATTTTTGAGAGTTCCGTTTCAAATTTAAATGCTATTATTAAACAGGCTGAAATTGCCGCATTAGTTTTTTATCAGGCAGAATTCTCTAGAGAGCTTACTAATTTTCTAAAACAAAATAAAGAGGTAAGCGTTGAAAAAATGCCGCTTATTTATATCTCTGAGAATATTAACTACGAACAGGATGAACAATTGTTAGAATTGGGTATTGATACTCATATTAAACTGCCGGCAAGTTTATCATTTATTAGCAAAAAGATTAATAGGCTGATCAATCAAAATAGCGAACCTGTAAAAGAGTATAAAATCCAGCAGAAGATATTTGAAATCCTGACAGAAAATAATGAGAATATCACACCTAACGAAAAGCTTCTGAAAAAGGCTTTAGAAATCATTAAAGAAGAATTACAGAATCCAGCCTTTAATGTTGAAATGATGGGG
- a CDS encoding rhomboid family intramembrane serine protease — protein sequence MNIIVVGIIVANALISYKGFNDLYFFRKYEFHVGSIRSGEQFRMLSSGFLHVDMMHLIFNMLTLYFFAPVVLDLLGNFSFVLIYFGSLIFGSLLTMLFHKNDYSYRAVGASGAVTGVLYSAILLRPDMMLGIFFVIPMPAYIFGILYLLYSIYGMKAKNDNIGHTAHFGGAIGGYVITLIKEPSLFADQTMMVILLAIPIVILFGMAKLGKL from the coding sequence ATGAATATCATTGTAGTAGGGATTATAGTTGCTAACGCACTTATTAGTTACAAAGGTTTTAATGATCTTTATTTTTTTAGAAAGTATGAATTTCATGTAGGAAGTATTCGTTCTGGAGAACAATTTAGGATGCTGTCTTCTGGTTTTTTGCATGTAGACATGATGCATTTAATTTTCAATATGCTGACACTTTACTTTTTTGCGCCTGTTGTGTTAGATTTACTCGGAAATTTTTCTTTTGTCCTTATTTATTTTGGAAGTTTGATTTTCGGAAGCCTTCTGACGATGCTTTTTCATAAAAATGATTATAGCTACCGTGCTGTTGGAGCTTCCGGAGCTGTAACGGGAGTTTTGTATTCTGCGATATTATTAAGACCTGATATGATGCTGGGAATATTTTTTGTTATTCCGATGCCGGCCTATATTTTCGGAATTTTATATTTATTGTATTCGATTTATGGAATGAAAGCTAAAAACGACAATATTGGCCATACAGCTCACTTTGGTGGTGCTATAGGCGGTTATGTGATCACTTTGATAAAAGAACCTTCTTTATTTGCCGATCAAACTATGATGGTAATTCTGTTGGCTATTCCAATTGTGATTCTTTTTGGAATGGCAAAATTGGGAAAATTATAA
- a CDS encoding acyl carrier protein phosphodiesterase, with translation MNFLAHIYLSGENDLIKIGNFMADGIRGKQFEHFPEDVQRGILLHRFIDTYTDSHDIFRKSTKRLHDRYHHYSGVIVDIVYDHFLAKNWTKYSDEKLETFINRFYNSLHDNYDILTEKTQGLMPYMIERNWLLSYRTTEGIHQILTQMDRRSKNISKMQYAVEELNEFYDDFEEEFTSFFEEIKVQAKAKLITL, from the coding sequence ATGAATTTCTTAGCCCATATATATCTTTCTGGAGAAAATGATTTGATTAAAATAGGGAATTTTATGGCCGATGGAATTCGCGGCAAACAATTTGAACATTTTCCCGAAGATGTTCAAAGAGGAATTTTACTGCATCGTTTCATTGACACTTATACCGATTCTCACGATATTTTCAGAAAAAGCACCAAACGATTACACGATAGATATCATCATTATTCTGGCGTTATTGTAGATATTGTTTACGATCATTTTCTGGCAAAAAACTGGACAAAATATTCAGACGAAAAACTAGAAACTTTTATCAATAGATTCTACAATTCATTACACGATAATTATGATATTTTAACAGAAAAAACACAGGGTTTAATGCCATACATGATCGAAAGAAACTGGCTTTTAAGTTATCGCACCACCGAAGGAATCCACCAGATTCTGACACAAATGGACCGCAGATCTAAAAACATTTCTAAAATGCAATATGCGGTAGAAGAATTAAATGAATTTTATGATGATTTTGAAGAAGAATTCACTTCTTTTTTTGAAGAAATAAAAGTACAAGCCAAAGCAAAATTGATTACGCTTTAA
- a CDS encoding lysophospholipid acyltransferase family protein has protein sequence MQFLVYILAYPLLWLISILPFPIFYLFSDFVYFLIYRVIGYRKKVVRENLALTLPHLSDAERKDIEKKFYKHMCDMFLEMVKTMSMSPEEMERRFHVTNIDLVLDYAKKGKSVILVASHYASYEWLLTINPKLGFQGVAVYKKLANPYFDKLVRKIRSKYNTEMIETRKAIPTMAQNQRNGVLSMYGLASDQSPKLDRIFHSMKFMGVEVPVHTGAEMLAKKYDLAVIMVKVEKVKRGFYEATFLSLADNPKDFEDFEITEMYLKEVEKQILAKPEFYLWTHKRWKHKIN, from the coding sequence ATGCAGTTTCTTGTTTATATTTTGGCCTACCCTTTACTTTGGCTAATCTCTATATTACCTTTTCCTATATTTTACTTATTCTCAGATTTTGTTTATTTTCTGATTTACAGAGTTATTGGATATCGTAAAAAAGTGGTCCGTGAAAATCTGGCACTTACTTTACCACATTTAAGTGATGCTGAAAGGAAAGACATCGAAAAAAAATTCTACAAACATATGTGCGATATGTTTTTGGAAATGGTCAAAACGATGAGTATGTCTCCTGAAGAAATGGAAAGAAGATTTCATGTAACCAATATCGATTTGGTCTTGGATTATGCTAAAAAAGGAAAAAGCGTCATTCTTGTAGCTTCACATTATGCAAGTTATGAATGGCTTTTAACGATAAATCCTAAACTTGGATTTCAAGGTGTTGCTGTTTATAAAAAACTAGCCAATCCCTATTTTGATAAATTAGTTCGAAAAATCCGTTCAAAATATAATACTGAAATGATCGAAACCAGAAAAGCAATTCCAACCATGGCTCAAAACCAGCGTAATGGAGTTTTAAGCATGTATGGTCTGGCAAGCGATCAATCGCCTAAACTGGATAGAATTTTTCATTCGATGAAATTTATGGGAGTTGAAGTTCCTGTTCATACTGGAGCCGAAATGCTGGCTAAAAAATACGATCTGGCCGTAATTATGGTAAAAGTCGAAAAAGTTAAGAGAGGATTTTACGAAGCTACCTTTTTATCTCTTGCAGACAATCCAAAAGATTTTGAAGACTTCGAGATTACAGAAATGTATTTAAAAGAAGTTGAAAAACAAATTCTCGCAAAACCGGAGTTCTATTTATGGACGCACAAAAGATGGAAACATAAAATTAATTAA
- a CDS encoding Crp/Fnr family transcriptional regulator, protein MNNPEQFLRNHIEKVVLLTDEEASFIVSHFKLETFKKGQFIIEEGNEVRNVYFLLAGLVKLVYEDQDAKKHIVSFAMEDWWETDFQAFYTQTKATLSLECIEDTIVYSLSFENFEKLCNDLQKMERFFLRKSIAGHIGSQTRILSFLTSNARERYEQLLLKNSSLLQRVPKTSLASYLGVSRETLSRLFM, encoded by the coding sequence ATGAATAATCCTGAACAATTTTTAAGAAACCATATAGAAAAAGTTGTCCTTTTGACAGATGAAGAAGCTTCATTCATTGTTTCTCATTTTAAACTGGAAACATTTAAGAAAGGTCAATTTATTATTGAAGAAGGAAATGAAGTTCGCAATGTATATTTTTTATTAGCGGGACTTGTAAAGTTGGTTTATGAAGATCAAGATGCTAAAAAACACATTGTTTCATTTGCCATGGAAGATTGGTGGGAAACCGATTTTCAGGCTTTTTATACACAAACGAAAGCCACATTGTCATTAGAGTGTATTGAGGATACAATTGTGTACAGTCTTTCATTTGAAAACTTCGAAAAGCTTTGTAATGACTTGCAGAAAATGGAACGTTTTTTTCTTAGAAAATCAATAGCTGGGCATATTGGTTCTCAAACACGAATATTATCTTTTTTGACTTCAAACGCAAGAGAAAGATACGAACAGTTGCTTCTTAAAAATTCCTCTCTTTTACAACGTGTTCCTAAAACTTCTTTAGCTTCTTATTTAGGAGTTTCGCGCGAGACATTGAGCCGCCTTTTTATGTAA